One genomic segment of Candidatus Goldiibacteriota bacterium includes these proteins:
- a CDS encoding transketolase family protein → MRNTYGDTLAKLGATHKNLVVLDADLAKSTQTARFGKVYPERFFDMGIAEQDLMGTAAGLAASGMSVFASTFAMFGSGRPWEQIRNSICYPNLPVKIAVTHAGISVGEDGPTHQACEDIAIMRAIPNMKVIAPADSVEAEKIVEYLADYYDSPVYLRLARMNTPVVFDSNYKFEFGKGIIAEEGKDITVISTGVMLFKALEANKLLASEGISAEIIHMPSIKPIDAKMIIQSAGKTRNVITIEEHSIIGGLGSAVCEVLSENLPVRVKRIGMMDMFAESGEPEALFNKYGLSGNNIAAEAKKLLNR, encoded by the coding sequence ATGAGAAATACATACGGCGACACGCTGGCAAAGCTTGGCGCGACGCATAAGAATCTGGTTGTATTGGACGCGGACCTTGCAAAGTCCACGCAGACCGCGCGTTTTGGAAAAGTTTATCCTGAAAGATTTTTTGATATGGGAATCGCGGAACAGGATTTAATGGGAACAGCCGCGGGCCTTGCGGCATCCGGAATGTCCGTTTTTGCTTCCACCTTTGCCATGTTCGGTTCCGGAAGGCCATGGGAACAGATAAGAAATTCCATCTGCTATCCGAACTTACCTGTAAAAATAGCTGTGACGCACGCGGGAATATCCGTGGGCGAAGACGGCCCCACGCACCAGGCGTGCGAGGACATTGCCATAATGAGGGCAATACCTAATATGAAAGTAATTGCGCCGGCCGACTCTGTTGAAGCGGAAAAAATAGTTGAATACCTTGCGGATTATTACGATTCGCCGGTGTATTTAAGGCTGGCAAGGATGAACACGCCGGTGGTATTTGATTCAAATTATAAGTTTGAATTTGGAAAAGGAATAATCGCGGAAGAAGGCAAAGATATAACCGTTATCAGCACCGGTGTTATGTTGTTCAAAGCGCTTGAAGCGAATAAGCTGCTTGCGTCAGAAGGTATATCCGCGGAGATAATACACATGCCGTCAATTAAACCCATAGACGCGAAGATGATTATTCAGTCCGCGGGAAAGACGCGCAATGTGATAACAATAGAAGAACACAGCATAATAGGCGGGCTTGGTTCCGCCGTGTGTGAAGTGCTTTCGGAAAATCTGCCTGTAAGGGTAAAAAGAATAGGTATGATGGACATGTTCGCGGAATCCGGCGAACCGGAAGCATTATTTAATAAATACGGTTTATCAGGCAATAATATAGCTGCAGAAGCAAAAAAACTGCTTAACAGATAA
- the secD gene encoding protein translocase subunit SecD, with product MRKIQFVAALTFALLILAVWQIWPPLDVKDAEGNVTKKGSIKLGLDLQGGMLLKLAVDETKLPENIKLEEAVSRALEILRNRIDALGVAEPLIQREGDKYIVIQLPGIKDTNRALDIIGKTALLEFKLVSERYKVTEMTDVDGNIDPAKVPAEVMVLEGKEGERYVIEKKDLITGADLVDAKVQMGQYGEPVVGFKLSPAGGRKFAEITGDNVNRNLAIVLDDKVYSAPVIKSRISGGEGVIEGNFTIDTSRDLALILRAGALPAPVKIVNKQIIGPSMGADAVKKGMMSMFIGAILVLVFMAIYYGMSGIIADFALALNVIFIFGVLAALDATLTLPGIAGITLTLGMAVDSNILILERIREELRTGKTIRAAIDAGYNRALWTIIDSHVTSLITAAILFQFGTGPIRGFAVTMFWGITISLFTAFFVTKSVFDLRKNYKTLSI from the coding sequence ATGAGAAAGATTCAGTTTGTTGCTGCTTTAACATTCGCGTTATTAATCCTTGCGGTATGGCAGATATGGCCGCCGCTGGACGTAAAGGACGCGGAAGGAAATGTCACTAAAAAAGGAAGTATAAAACTTGGGCTTGACCTTCAGGGCGGCATGCTTTTAAAGCTTGCCGTGGATGAAACCAAGCTGCCGGAAAACATAAAACTTGAAGAAGCCGTGTCGCGTGCCCTTGAAATTTTAAGGAACAGGATTGACGCGCTTGGAGTGGCAGAACCTTTAATTCAAAGGGAAGGCGATAAGTATATTGTTATCCAGCTTCCGGGTATTAAAGATACAAACCGCGCGCTTGATATCATAGGCAAGACCGCGCTTCTTGAATTCAAGCTTGTAAGTGAAAGGTATAAAGTAACGGAAATGACGGATGTTGACGGAAATATTGACCCTGCAAAAGTACCGGCAGAAGTAATGGTGCTGGAAGGCAAGGAAGGCGAACGCTATGTTATAGAAAAAAAAGATTTAATTACCGGTGCTGACCTTGTTGACGCGAAAGTGCAGATGGGACAGTACGGAGAGCCTGTTGTAGGATTTAAATTATCACCCGCGGGCGGCAGAAAGTTTGCCGAAATCACGGGCGACAATGTAAACCGAAACCTGGCAATTGTACTGGATGATAAAGTATATTCCGCGCCTGTTATCAAAAGCAGGATAAGCGGCGGCGAAGGCGTTATAGAAGGCAACTTTACAATTGATACTTCAAGGGACCTTGCGCTTATATTAAGGGCCGGCGCCCTGCCTGCCCCTGTCAAGATTGTCAACAAGCAGATAATAGGGCCTTCAATGGGAGCCGACGCTGTTAAAAAAGGTATGATGTCCATGTTTATCGGCGCGATATTGGTTTTAGTTTTCATGGCAATTTATTATGGAATGTCGGGTATCATAGCTGATTTCGCGCTTGCCCTTAATGTTATTTTCATTTTTGGCGTGCTTGCCGCGCTTGACGCCACGCTTACGCTTCCGGGTATCGCGGGTATTACGCTTACTTTGGGTATGGCGGTTGACTCTAATATTTTAATACTTGAAAGAATCAGGGAAGAACTAAGAACAGGAAAGACAATCAGGGCGGCCATTGACGCGGGTTACAATAGGGCGCTTTGGACTATCATTGACTCTCACGTGACTTCGCTTATCACTGCGGCGATATTGTTCCAGTTTGGCACCGGCCCTATCAGGGGATTTGCGGTTACCATGTTCTGGGGTATTACCATAAGCCTCTTCACGGCATTCTTTGTTACAAAGTCTGTTTTTGATTTAAGAAAAAATTATAAAACCTTAAGTATATAA
- the secF gene encoding protein translocase subunit SecF, which translates to MIELIKNTKFDFIGKRKIAYVISAILLLNGLFGIFKVITGTANMGLDFTGGSTVQVKFSAPMTVGTIRDVMTKNDFSKAVIQQVGGADSNEFMIRIGVKDAEAGQAEQKIVSALAAGTGDKAITVSGTSEVGPVVSSQLKEKAFLAVFWALVGILIYIWIRFKFKFAVAATLATFHDVIVVIGILVLFNKEIDLLVVTALLTLAGYSLTDTVVVFDRIRENMKNILKQPLNEIMNSSINQVLSRSVITALTTMFVAAALLFYGGSVLFNFSFSFVIGIVLGVYSSVFVASPMVYDWEMFEKKHRTVK; encoded by the coding sequence ATGATTGAATTGATAAAAAACACAAAGTTTGATTTTATCGGAAAAAGAAAGATCGCGTATGTAATCTCCGCGATACTTCTGCTTAACGGCCTGTTTGGTATTTTTAAGGTTATTACCGGTACCGCGAATATGGGGCTTGATTTTACCGGCGGTTCCACTGTGCAGGTTAAGTTCAGCGCGCCGATGACGGTGGGCACGATAAGGGATGTAATGACTAAAAATGATTTCAGTAAAGCGGTTATTCAGCAGGTGGGCGGCGCTGACAGTAATGAGTTTATGATAAGGATAGGGGTAAAAGACGCGGAAGCAGGACAGGCGGAACAGAAAATTGTGTCCGCGCTTGCCGCAGGGACAGGCGACAAGGCAATTACCGTATCCGGTACAAGTGAAGTGGGGCCTGTAGTATCTTCACAGCTTAAAGAGAAAGCTTTTCTTGCTGTATTCTGGGCGCTTGTGGGTATACTTATATATATATGGATAAGGTTCAAGTTTAAATTCGCGGTAGCGGCCACACTTGCAACTTTCCATGATGTTATTGTTGTTATAGGTATACTTGTCCTGTTTAATAAAGAAATTGACCTTCTGGTTGTAACAGCGCTTTTAACCCTTGCGGGTTATTCGCTGACAGATACGGTTGTTGTATTTGACAGAATAAGGGAAAACATGAAAAACATCCTTAAACAGCCTTTAAATGAAATAATGAATTCCAGCATAAACCAGGTTCTAAGCAGAAGCGTAATAACCGCTTTAACAACCATGTTTGTGGCGGCAGCGCTTTTATTTTATGGCGGCAGCGTGCTCTTTAACTTTTCTTTTTCGTTTGTAATCGGAATAGTGCTTGGTGTTTATTCTTCGGTATTTGTGGCAAGCCCCATGGTATATGACTGGGAAATGTTTGAGAAAAAACACAGGACGGTAAAATAA
- a CDS encoding beta-propeller fold lactonase family protein has translation MAVFIVILTAAAVISVYFLFYKGDKKGFLIMSALMLKAGIIYLILGGGMAVQYTVFLAGVLFCFYFMASAGGVVKIKKEYYLAAGVLLVSLIFFNGCAGKPEMPAVTGEIKLEFTPGEVYVSQDDELIVGSLTGNTVKVFGGDLKEKYKFQAGGYPCDIIKQDKKIISADRLSGTVTVYDTVTKETYSISTEGQFPAAVVYDAKKGLIYAANMGSSRISVIDIAQKKVTGKIESGRWPSALFLSPDGKYLYITCKYTNTIEVAETEKRQIVFTRAQTGTSPVALLQLNKKELAVVNEWEYSYNGKGSVTVFDMARYRITESIIVPGGPSAGAVSRSRRHIFLSVPLKDEVVSVNVKTGQAEHTMKFDAGTLPGNMAFSKDGRKLFVASRKDNKIVIIQVNGLI, from the coding sequence ATGGCTGTTTTTATTGTTATTTTGACGGCTGCAGCCGTGATAAGCGTATATTTTCTTTTTTATAAAGGCGATAAAAAAGGTTTTCTTATTATGTCCGCGCTTATGCTTAAAGCGGGGATTATTTATCTTATACTGGGCGGCGGTATGGCTGTGCAGTATACAGTATTTCTGGCGGGGGTTTTATTCTGTTTTTATTTTATGGCATCAGCGGGCGGCGTTGTGAAAATAAAAAAAGAGTATTATCTGGCTGCGGGCGTCCTGCTTGTGTCGCTTATTTTTTTTAACGGATGCGCGGGCAAGCCGGAAATGCCGGCGGTCACGGGTGAAATTAAACTTGAATTTACCCCGGGTGAAGTTTACGTGTCGCAGGATGATGAACTTATTGTGGGCAGCCTGACCGGAAATACTGTTAAGGTTTTTGGCGGAGATTTGAAGGAAAAATATAAGTTTCAGGCGGGAGGGTATCCCTGCGATATAATAAAACAGGATAAAAAAATAATATCCGCTGACAGGCTGTCCGGAACGGTAACGGTTTATGATACCGTAACAAAAGAAACATACAGTATATCCACCGAAGGGCAGTTTCCTGCCGCGGTTGTATATGACGCTAAAAAAGGGCTTATTTATGCCGCCAACATGGGTTCTTCCAGGATATCCGTGATAGATATCGCGCAGAAAAAAGTGACGGGCAAAATAGAATCGGGCAGATGGCCTTCGGCTCTGTTTTTATCGCCTGACGGTAAGTATCTGTACATTACCTGCAAATACACAAATACAATAGAAGTGGCGGAAACGGAGAAAAGGCAGATTGTTTTTACAAGGGCGCAGACGGGTACGTCGCCTGTGGCGCTGCTGCAGCTGAATAAAAAAGAGCTTGCTGTTGTAAATGAATGGGAATATTCATATAACGGAAAAGGCAGCGTTACTGTATTTGATATGGCGCGATACAGGATTACGGAAAGCATTATTGTTCCGGGCGGCCCTTCGGCAGGGGCGGTTTCCAGAAGCAGAAGGCACATCTTTTTAAGTGTACCTTTAAAAGATGAAGTGGTATCGGTGAATGTTAAAACGGGACAGGCAGAGCATACAATGAAATTTGACGCAGGAACCCTTCCCGGCAATATGGCATTTTCAAAAGACGGAAGAAAACTTTTTGTGGCGTCAAGAAAAGATAATAAAATTGTGATAATACAGGTCAACGGGCTGATATGA
- the dnaK gene encoding molecular chaperone DnaK: MGKVIGIDLGTTNSCVAVMEGKEPKVIVNAEGNRTTPSVVGFSKDGGRVVGLPAKRQAVANPENTIFSIKRFMGRKHSEVGTETKEVPFHIVAANNGDAHAEVMGKRYSPPEISAMVLAKLKADAESYLGETVTQAVITVPAYFNDSQRQATKDAGKIAGLEVLRIINEPTAASLAYGLDKAKNEKIAVYDLGGGTFDISILEIGDGVFEVKSTNGDTHLGGDDFDQAIMNWIAEEFKKENGIDLRTDRMSLQRLKEAAERAKIELSSTMQTEINLPFITADASGPKHLVMTMTRSKLEQLVGNLVERTVQPVKDALRDAGMEAKDIDEVVLVGGMTRMPAVQEIVKKLFGKDPHKGVNPDEVVAIGAAIQAGVLQGEVKDVLLLDVTPLSLGIETLGGVFTRLIDRNTTIPTKKSEVFSTAADNQTSVEIHVLQGERDMASGNKTIGRFHLDGIPPAPRGIPQIEVAFDIDANGIINVSAKDMATNKQQKITITASSGLNKDEIENIVKDAEAHRSEDQKKKEAIDTKNQAESLAYNVEKSLKEAGDKVTEQEKKDIEAAVASLKEKVKNEASSEDLKKSMEELTNKFHTVAQKMYAGAQPGAAGAPGAETGAAGAEGTGEKKDKDGVVDAEYEVVDEDKKKK, encoded by the coding sequence ATGGGAAAAGTTATCGGAATTGACCTTGGTACCACTAATTCTTGCGTTGCGGTAATGGAAGGAAAAGAACCAAAAGTAATTGTAAATGCGGAAGGCAACAGAACTACGCCGTCGGTTGTGGGTTTTTCAAAAGACGGGGGAAGGGTGGTAGGGCTGCCGGCAAAAAGGCAGGCGGTTGCCAATCCGGAAAATACAATTTTTTCCATCAAGCGTTTTATGGGAAGAAAGCATTCTGAAGTTGGAACGGAAACCAAAGAAGTTCCTTTCCACATAGTCGCGGCAAACAACGGCGACGCGCATGCTGAAGTAATGGGCAAACGTTACAGCCCGCCGGAAATTTCCGCAATGGTGCTTGCAAAGCTTAAAGCCGACGCTGAAAGTTATCTTGGCGAAACTGTAACGCAGGCGGTTATTACGGTGCCGGCGTATTTCAACGATTCGCAGCGTCAGGCTACAAAGGACGCGGGTAAAATTGCGGGCCTGGAAGTATTAAGGATAATTAACGAACCCACCGCGGCTTCTCTTGCTTACGGGCTTGATAAGGCAAAAAATGAAAAGATAGCCGTATATGACCTTGGCGGCGGAACTTTTGATATTTCAATTCTTGAAATAGGCGACGGTGTATTTGAAGTTAAGTCCACAAACGGCGACACGCATCTTGGCGGCGATGACTTTGACCAGGCGATAATGAACTGGATTGCCGAAGAATTTAAAAAAGAAAACGGAATAGATTTAAGGACAGACAGGATGTCCCTGCAGAGATTAAAAGAAGCCGCGGAACGCGCCAAGATAGAGCTTTCATCCACCATGCAGACAGAAATTAACCTTCCTTTTATAACAGCTGACGCAAGCGGGCCAAAGCACCTTGTTATGACAATGACAAGGTCAAAGCTGGAACAGCTTGTGGGTAATTTGGTTGAAAGGACTGTTCAGCCGGTTAAAGACGCGCTTCGCGATGCCGGAATGGAAGCCAAAGACATAGATGAAGTGGTGCTTGTGGGCGGAATGACAAGGATGCCCGCGGTACAGGAAATAGTAAAGAAACTTTTCGGTAAAGACCCGCATAAAGGCGTAAACCCGGATGAAGTCGTGGCGATAGGCGCTGCCATTCAGGCGGGCGTGCTTCAGGGAGAGGTTAAAGACGTGCTTCTGCTTGATGTTACCCCTCTTTCGCTTGGCATTGAAACGCTTGGCGGTGTTTTCACCAGGCTTATTGACAGGAATACCACGATTCCCACAAAAAAATCGGAAGTGTTTTCCACCGCTGCTGATAACCAGACCAGCGTGGAAATACACGTGCTTCAGGGCGAGCGCGACATGGCGTCCGGAAACAAGACAATAGGCCGTTTTCATCTTGACGGCATCCCGCCGGCGCCGCGCGGAATTCCGCAGATTGAAGTTGCGTTTGACATTGACGCCAACGGCATAATCAATGTTTCCGCAAAGGACATGGCGACCAATAAGCAGCAGAAGATAACCATTACGGCGTCTTCCGGGCTTAACAAGGATGAAATTGAAAACATTGTAAAAGACGCGGAAGCGCACAGGTCTGAAGACCAGAAAAAGAAAGAGGCTATTGACACAAAAAATCAGGCTGAATCGCTTGCGTATAACGTGGAAAAATCTCTTAAAGAAGCCGGCGATAAAGTGACAGAACAGGAAAAGAAAGACATAGAGGCCGCGGTGGCATCGCTTAAAGAAAAAGTTAAAAACGAAGCTTCTTCGGAAGACCTGAAAAAATCAATGGAAGAACTTACCAATAAGTTCCATACTGTGGCGCAGAAGATGTACGCGGGCGCACAGCCCGGAGCAGCCGGAGCACCAGGAGCTGAAACCGGAGCTGCAGGAGCAGAAGGCACAGGCGAAAAGAAAGACAAAGACGGTGTTGTTGACGCGGAATATGAAGTTGTGGATGAAGACAAAAAGAAAAAATAG
- the groES gene encoding co-chaperone GroES translates to MKLRPLGNHIIVKPLEEEETKKGGIIIPDTAKEKPSKGEVVEAGPGAIMEDGKRKPMDLKKGDKVLYSKYGGTEIKMDDKEYLVMTDEDVLAVIE, encoded by the coding sequence ATGAAATTAAGGCCGCTTGGGAATCACATCATTGTAAAACCGCTTGAAGAAGAAGAAACAAAGAAAGGCGGAATTATCATTCCGGACACAGCAAAAGAGAAACCTTCAAAGGGCGAAGTTGTTGAAGCAGGCCCGGGAGCAATTATGGAAGACGGAAAAAGGAAGCCTATGGACCTTAAAAAGGGCGACAAAGTCCTTTATTCCAAGTACGGCGGAACAGAAATAAAAATGGATGACAAGGAATATCTTGTAATGACAGACGAAGACGTGCTGGCTGTAATAGAGTAA
- the groL gene encoding chaperonin GroEL (60 kDa chaperone family; promotes refolding of misfolded polypeptides especially under stressful conditions; forms two stacked rings of heptamers to form a barrel-shaped 14mer; ends can be capped by GroES; misfolded proteins enter the barrel where they are refolded when GroES binds), which translates to MAKQMKFGEDARRSIKAGIDKVANAVKVTLGPRGRNVVLDKKYGSPTITNDGVTIAKEVDLEDPFENMGAQLIKEVASKTSDNAGDGTTTGTVLTQAIFTEGLKNITAGTNPMPVKRGIEKASAAVIAELKKISKPIKDKKEIAQVATISANNDSEIGEKIANAMDKVGKDGVITVEEAKGIETHVDVVEGMQFDQGYASPYFVTNADKMVAEMENAYILIHDKKISNMKDLLPILQEVVQQSRPILIISEEVEGEALATLVVNKIRGTFTCVAVKAPGFGDRRKAMLEDIAILTGGTVISEELGLKLEKATIKDLGQAKKITVDKDNTTIVEGAGDKKKIDARAGQIKKQIEETTSDYDREKLQERLAKIAGGVAVINVGAATETEMKEKKARVEDALHATRAAVEEGIVPGGGVALLRCSQVLDTLNLSDAEEAIGVKIIKQALEAPIRQIAANAGFEGSIIIDRVLKEKDSSMGFDANDGQIKDLVKAGIIDPTKVTRSALQNAASISALLLTTESMITDIPEKKEHSPMPGGMGGMGGGMDMM; encoded by the coding sequence ATGGCAAAACAGATGAAGTTCGGAGAAGACGCAAGAAGGTCCATAAAGGCCGGTATTGACAAAGTGGCCAACGCTGTAAAAGTGACGCTTGGGCCAAGGGGACGCAATGTGGTTCTTGATAAAAAGTACGGCTCGCCTACCATTACAAATGACGGCGTGACCATAGCAAAAGAAGTTGACCTGGAAGACCCTTTTGAAAATATGGGCGCTCAGCTTATTAAAGAAGTTGCAAGCAAAACGTCAGATAACGCCGGCGACGGCACCACGACAGGCACTGTGTTAACACAGGCTATCTTCACAGAAGGGCTTAAGAACATCACAGCGGGAACAAATCCCATGCCGGTTAAAAGGGGAATTGAAAAGGCATCGGCCGCGGTTATCGCGGAACTGAAAAAGATTTCAAAACCGATAAAGGATAAAAAAGAAATAGCGCAGGTTGCCACAATTTCCGCCAATAATGACAGCGAAATAGGCGAAAAGATTGCCAACGCAATGGACAAAGTTGGAAAAGACGGCGTTATAACCGTTGAAGAAGCAAAGGGAATTGAAACACACGTTGACGTGGTGGAAGGCATGCAGTTTGACCAGGGTTACGCTTCTCCGTATTTTGTGACCAATGCCGACAAGATGGTTGCGGAAATGGAAAATGCCTACATTCTTATTCATGACAAAAAGATATCAAACATGAAAGACCTGCTTCCTATACTGCAGGAAGTGGTTCAGCAGAGCAGGCCTATCCTTATAATCTCTGAAGAGGTTGAAGGCGAAGCGCTTGCGACGCTTGTTGTAAATAAAATCCGCGGCACTTTCACATGCGTTGCGGTTAAGGCGCCGGGATTCGGCGACAGAAGAAAGGCAATGCTTGAAGACATAGCCATTCTTACGGGCGGAACAGTAATAAGCGAAGAACTTGGATTAAAACTTGAAAAGGCCACAATAAAAGACCTTGGACAGGCAAAGAAAATAACAGTGGATAAAGACAATACCACAATAGTGGAAGGCGCCGGAGATAAGAAGAAAATAGACGCAAGGGCCGGACAGATTAAGAAACAGATTGAAGAAACAACTTCTGATTACGACAGGGAAAAACTTCAGGAAAGGCTTGCCAAGATAGCGGGCGGAGTTGCGGTAATTAACGTGGGCGCCGCGACAGAAACAGAGATGAAAGAAAAGAAAGCGCGCGTTGAAGACGCGCTTCACGCCACAAGGGCGGCTGTTGAAGAAGGAATAGTACCGGGCGGCGGCGTCGCGCTTTTAAGATGCTCGCAGGTGCTGGATACTTTAAACCTTTCAGACGCGGAAGAAGCAATAGGCGTGAAGATTATTAAGCAGGCGCTGGAAGCCCCTATAAGGCAGATTGCGGCCAACGCGGGTTTTGAAGGCTCCATCATTATTGACAGGGTATTAAAAGAAAAAGATTCAAGCATGGGCTTTGACGCCAATGACGGGCAGATTAAGGACCTTGTAAAGGCCGGAATTATCGACCCTACAAAGGTAACGCGCTCCGCGTTACAGAACGCAGCTTCAATCTCCGCGCTGCTGTTAACAACCGAATCAATGATAACAGACATCCCCGAGAAGAAAGAACATTCACCTATGCCGGGCGGCATGGGCGGAATGGGCGGCGGAATGGATATGATGTAA
- a CDS encoding J domain-containing protein, which translates to MQLKDYYKVLGLTDKAGDDDIKKAFRQLAKKYHPDAHPGDKAAEERFKEISEAYEVLSNTEKKAQYEKLKQAQAGGYDFSNMGRGGQNGNYQGNVDFSSIFGDMFGQNRSGGFSDIFDMFFENGQRGRGQSRGRSAAPQKGDDVNIRIKIPFDLSLKGGETIVKVPRASQCTLCGGTGAAPGTGVQQCPTCNGSGSIHFSQGGFMINKPCPNCDGRGTVIKTPCIKCAGTGSEKEIEKIRIKIPQGVTDGTKLKISGHGDYGKGGRGDLYVIFGVEESAQFERRGDDLYYGASINLAQAALGSEIEIPLTDGAVKVKIPAGTQPGSAQKIKGKGAKNIKTGKNGDLIIVINVEIPLKLNDKEKKLIQELAKLKDMKY; encoded by the coding sequence ATGCAGTTAAAAGATTATTATAAAGTGCTTGGGTTAACCGACAAAGCTGGCGATGATGATATAAAAAAAGCATTCCGCCAGCTTGCAAAAAAATATCATCCTGACGCGCATCCCGGCGACAAAGCCGCGGAAGAGCGCTTTAAAGAGATAAGTGAAGCGTATGAAGTGCTTTCCAACACTGAAAAAAAAGCTCAGTATGAAAAATTAAAACAGGCGCAGGCGGGCGGCTATGATTTTTCCAATATGGGACGCGGCGGACAGAATGGTAATTATCAGGGGAATGTGGATTTTTCATCAATTTTTGGCGATATGTTCGGGCAGAACCGCTCCGGCGGATTTTCTGATATTTTTGATATGTTCTTTGAAAACGGGCAGCGAGGCAGAGGGCAAAGCCGCGGCAGGTCAGCCGCCCCGCAAAAAGGCGATGATGTAAACATAAGAATAAAAATTCCTTTTGACCTGTCTTTAAAAGGCGGCGAAACTATTGTAAAAGTACCCCGTGCTTCGCAGTGCACATTGTGCGGCGGCACCGGTGCTGCGCCCGGCACAGGCGTGCAGCAGTGCCCCACATGCAATGGCAGCGGAAGCATACATTTTTCACAGGGCGGTTTTATGATAAATAAACCCTGCCCCAATTGTGACGGAAGAGGCACCGTGATTAAAACCCCATGCATAAAATGCGCCGGTACGGGCAGTGAAAAAGAGATAGAAAAAATAAGGATAAAAATACCGCAGGGCGTGACTGACGGGACAAAGTTAAAAATAAGCGGGCACGGCGATTATGGCAAAGGCGGCCGCGGTGATTTGTATGTGATTTTTGGCGTTGAAGAAAGCGCGCAGTTTGAACGCAGGGGCGACGACCTTTATTACGGCGCGTCAATAAATCTTGCGCAGGCGGCTTTGGGTTCAGAAATTGAAATACCTCTTACGGACGGCGCGGTAAAGGTAAAAATTCCCGCAGGCACTCAGCCGGGGTCGGCGCAAAAAATAAAAGGAAAGGGCGCCAAGAATATAAAGACGGGTAAAAACGGCGACCTTATTATTGTTATAAACGTGGAAATTCCCTTGAAGTTAAATGATAAAGAAAAAAAGCTTATACAGGAACTTGCAAAATTAAAAGATATGAAGTACTGA